The genomic stretch GGCTGTGCGACCGGCCTGCTGGGCTTTTCCCGATTTTTATCCTACATGATGGACAAGCACCGGGGCGCCACTATGGCCTTACTTACCGGCTTTATGCTGGGATCAATGCGTAAAATATGGCCCTGGAAAGAGATATTGGAAAGTATAACCGTGCGCGGCAAAGTTCATGTGCTCAGCACAAAAAACATCATACCCACTGCCTTTGACTCCGAACTAGTGATCACAGCGGCCTTAGCCCTGACTGGCTTTATTGTTGTTATCACCCTCCAGAAAATGACCCGCGCAGATTAAGCCTTACAGATAAAACCCGTTAATTTGTACCCACCAAGAAGCGGCGCATCCGGATATTAAACAATATGCCGATGGCAGCCAGGGTAGTTAGCATGGATGAACCTCCATAGCTGACTAGGGGCAGCGGCATGCCAACCACGGGCAGCAACCCTAAAACCATAGCCAGATTGATTATAGCCTGCCAAAAGATTAACGATACTATCCCGAACGCCAAAAGGACACCAAACTTATCCCGAGACGAAAGAGCAATATTTAATCCCAAAAAAACAAGAAAGAAGTAACAGGACAAAAAGAACACAGACCCTATAAAACCCCACTCTTCGGCCAACACAGAAAATGCAAAATCAGTATGGCGCTCGGGCAGAAAGTCCAAGTGGACCTGTGTTCCCTCCAAGTATCCCTTGCCAAATTTAGCTCCCGAGCCGACGGCAATTTTCGACTGCATAATATGATACCCTGAATTTAACGGGTCACTTTCCGGGTTCAGGAATGTTTCTATTCGCTGCCGCTGATAAGGCTTAAGACCAAACTTCCAGCCCAGAGGCACAATAACAGCGCAACAGGAACATAATGTTACGAGGGTAGACCAACGCAACTTGACAAATAAAGTCATAGAGACAAAGACACAGCCCAACATTAAGGCTGTACCAAGATCCGGCTGTTTAACAATAAGAACAAATGGCAGGCCAGTCAGCAAACCAGGGACCAAAAGCTCTTTAAGTGAAAACCCTTTTCCGGTGTCTTTACGGTAGTAATAACTGGCCAAAGCAATTACCAATGACAACTTGGCTGGTTCTGAAGGCTGGAGATTGAAGAAGCCAAGATTGATCCAACGTTGAGTCCCAGCTGTTGTTTTACCAAAAACCATTGCAATTATGATTAGGACAATTATCAGGACATAGATTGGGTAATTAACAGTTATCAAGGCCCGATAATCGAAACTGATTATCAATAAAATGGCACAACAACCCATCAGGAAAAAATATATCTGCTTCATATAGGCCGGGGTACCATAAAATCCCGTGTATGATGCACTGTAGAGATTGGCCAGCGCCATTGCCACCACTGCCGCAAGAACCACCAAAAGCGTCCAATCAAAATTCACCAGAAGTCTTCTATCAAACTTGAACATTATCTATCTAATCCTGCAGTTACTCCGACAAAGCCGGACTCTGTTTATCCCAGTATCGAGGAATTCCGTTTAATTTAATTTATTTTTTGTCCTTTTCCTTGTGCACCAATCTATCCGAAAAATAGCTTTCTAAAACTAATTTTGCAACTGGCCCCGCCCCCGAACTCCCATGCAAACCGTGCTCGACCAATACCGTTACGGCAATTTCAGGTTTTTCAGCCGGCGCATAAC from Desulfobulbaceae bacterium encodes the following:
- the rodA gene encoding rod shape-determining protein RodA, with amino-acid sequence MFKFDRRLLVNFDWTLLVVLAAVVAMALANLYSASYTGFYGTPAYMKQIYFFLMGCCAILLIISFDYRALITVNYPIYVLIIVLIIIAMVFGKTTAGTQRWINLGFFNLQPSEPAKLSLVIALASYYYRKDTGKGFSLKELLVPGLLTGLPFVLIVKQPDLGTALMLGCVFVSMTLFVKLRWSTLVTLCSCCAVIVPLGWKFGLKPYQRQRIETFLNPESDPLNSGYHIMQSKIAVGSGAKFGKGYLEGTQVHLDFLPERHTDFAFSVLAEEWGFIGSVFFLSCYFFLVFLGLNIALSSRDKFGVLLAFGIVSLIFWQAIINLAMVLGLLPVVGMPLPLVSYGGSSMLTTLAAIGILFNIRMRRFLVGTN